In Bombina bombina isolate aBomBom1 chromosome 6, aBomBom1.pri, whole genome shotgun sequence, a single genomic region encodes these proteins:
- the LOC128663932 gene encoding death-associated protein kinase 3-like: MSGFRQENVEEFFEMGEELGSGQFAIVRKCKERRTGVEYAAKFIKKRRLSSSRRGVSREEIEREVDILREIQHPNIITLHDVFENRTDVVLILELVSGGELFDFLAQKESLSEEEATMFLKQILDGVHYLHNKSIAHFDLKPENIMLLDQSTPNPRIKLIDFGIAHKIQAGNEFKNIFGTPEFVAPEIVNYEPLGLEADMWSIGVITYILLSGASPFLGETKQETLTNISGVNYDFDEEYFSNTSELAKDFIRRLLVKDPKKRMTIDQSLEHSWIKAIKRRNVRHEDSGKRPERRRLKTTRLKEYTIKSHSSMPPNNTYVNFERFSRVLEELGAAEDALKELQKTQTTSREDLAALRSIYEEKESWYREEQEGVGRELVVLRQELQREEGQRHQAQEELRSAMHSANSLKRKFGRLENRYEALAAQVTAEMNFVEELLKTIELEREGERGVC, encoded by the coding sequence ATGAGCGGATTCCGGCAGGAGAATGTGGAGGAATTTTTTGAGATGGGAGAGGAGTTGGGCAGTGGTCAGTTTGCAATTGTCCGAAAATGCAAGGAACGCAGGACAGGGGTAGAATATGCAGCCAAGTTTATCAAGAAAAGACGACTGTCCTCAAGCCGACGGGGAGTAAGCCGAGAAGAGATTGAAAGAGAGGTGGACATCCTCCGTGAGATTCAGCACCCCAATATCATTACCCTGCATGATGTGTTTGAGAACCGAACTGATGTGGTGCTGATCTTGGAGCTGGTGTCTGGAGGAGAGCTCTTTGATTTCCTTGCACAGAAGGAGAGTCTGAGTGAAGAGGAGGCTACGATGTTCCTGAAACAGATTCTAGACGGGGTCCATTACCTGCACAACAAGAGTATTGCACACTTTGACCTTAAGCCAGAAAACATCATGCTTTTGGATCAGAGTACTCCTAACCCACGAATCAAACTCATAGATTTTGGAATTGCTCATAAGATACAAGCGGGGAATGAATTCAAAAATATCTTCGGAACGCCGGAATTTGTTGCTCCCGAAATCGTAAACTATGAACCTTTAGGCCTGGAGGCTGATATGTGGAGCATCGGAGTCATCACTTATATTCTACTAAGTGGTGCATCGCCCTTCTTGGGAGAGACAAAGCAAGAGACTTTGACTAATATTTCAGGTGTTAATTATGATTTTGACGAGGAATATTTTAGCAACACAAGCGAGTTGGCCAAGGATTTCATACGCAGGCTTCTGGTTAAGGACCCTAAGAAACGGATGACCATTGATCAGAGCCTGGAGCACTCGTGGATTAAGGCAATCAAACGGCGGAATGTGCGTCATGAGGATAGTGGAAAGCGTCCTGAACGCCGCCGGTTGAAGACAACACGTCTGAAGGAATACACCATCAAATCCCATTCCAGCATGCCCCCTAATAACACATATGTTAATTTTGAGAGGTTTAGTCGTGTGCTTGAGGAGCTAGGAGCTGCTGAAGATGCACTAAAGGAGTTGCAGAAAACTCAGACTACTTCTCGTGAAGACTTGGCTGCTCTGCGCTCCATCTATGAGGAGAAAGAGAGTTGGTATCGGGAGGAGCAAGAGGGGGTCGGACGTGAGCTTGTGGTGCTCCGGCAGGAGTTGCAGCGTGAGGAAGGACAAAGGCACCAGGCACAAGAAGAGCTACGGAGTGCCATGCACAGCGCCAATAGCCTGAAGAGGAAGTTTGGGCGCCTGGAAAACCGTTACGAAGCACTTGCTGCCCAAGTTACGGCAGAGATGAACTTTGTAGAAGAATTACTTAAAACCATTGAACtagagagggaaggggagagaggagTGTGTTAA